The following DNA comes from Miscanthus floridulus cultivar M001 chromosome 5, ASM1932011v1, whole genome shotgun sequence.
ttggtcttcaccaagcttttaatcagacttcacattgctattggagtaatgaaatggaatctatgtgactatcctctactccaacatagcaaatgtatcattgtaatatgcatgatcattacatcccttactagtatgcggttagtgcatatagtacatgcttcataggatcatgcattacaaatgaaatgtttaaattcataacctaccactatcgcttgaatgattatttgatctagtggttagtatgtgaatttgttcatgagctagtgaacctaagtacttgatttaaaattggattgctaaacaagtaacaagtacaacattggcaagataacccttacaagaggtgtgaagaagcttatcattggttcaaaccggacttgaaagcttaagcaaatcaatttagttcaagtcacataagaagctcatgatagtgataagagtacaagcacaagacaacaatgcaaatggatatctagtttgtttatttcaaatggtatctagactcaagtatttcatcaagaaactacaaatgatgtctagatcaactcataagtgatatcctataaatggtactcataaagatagaaaatgttcaagaaatggttcttaTTAAAAAAATCCAacaaatggttccacaagtgatcctcaactttaagtgatcatcaaatgaagaatgcatccctcaactacaagagctcaagtgtatcaaatggatgacccatgctatcacatagggggaggtgtcacactaaTTGATaccaagatcaaagatcctatgtgtggtatctcaagaagccctacacaagatttaAGTGGTACAACCTTCAATTGGTACCAaattggtatctacaagtggtgtcattccaacaatcaaataatgtccataaaaaatgcaagattcaagcctcaaccatctaccccaaacgtatacctttgcatcaatgagaaactcaccttttataggaattgatgacaaagggggagagattgtacaaagatatgaaaactTTTATAGGGGGGgagataaattgtgtaaggggagagataagatatgaaagctaaagaggttggacatggacatggacaaagagggagcaacattgaagaaaagagatggatcaaaatttcttagataagagaagcacacaagaagggggagcaagctcatgaactttgattgattgcatttgatatgtgcatattcatgtgcttgcttgcattgcataagcttttaaaaTTCAatgtgcatgcttgtgtggtgtatactagttgtaaaacttgaatgatgatttgataactagcatgtataggatgacagctagacacttggtatgttcttcaagtaatgctagtaccttgcctttaatattgatctcatgaggtatctagtgtttttatttccaagtgacatctagctaatcatggtgctaaggatgaacttaaaggtgcaactacgattggtgtcacgcttcaaaggtttattctatacaccttagcatcattcagtagtaattactctcccacattttcaatctatgcatatgtgcaagcttagaatcaaatactctagcacatatgtagggggagctaatactaccatttcaggtttgtgatacttgtccaaaatcatttacacatggtaaaattgcttgggcaagcaacatgaatccaaaagagcttaatttatatatctttgtagagttgtcatcaattaccaaaaagggggagattgaaaggtccttgtttggttttggtaattgagtgacaacttaagtggactaattgtgtttatgtgagatacacaggtgattagtccacaggtatatatgtgtgagcaacatatgccatgaaggggtaacggctagctTAGCCCTtcgggctataaatagaagtggctctCGGCCATGGCAGGAgaagagcacctcaggggacttagtgtccatgcttgtgagtgcttgggagtcctccatctcacacatacttgatagtgatcattcgattgtgtgagagagcgattctagtgcgattgtatcatgaggttgcatcgagtggcactaggtgatcgagttgtaagccagtggtgcttgttactcttggaggttgccacctcctagacggcttggtggtggtctccgtcaaagcccgcaagaagcttgtgcggtgctccgaagaagtgcttgggaggggcattgtgcttgccccgcgggagccgcgaagagcaactttagtaaagcgtgtcattgagctaccctcactcaaggggtaggttcttgcggcgcccgacgtgcaggcttagcgggtgatgctaattagccgccgaacctccaagtgagcggtcgacacaacggggactagcgtgttggcaaacatgtaaacctcaggagaaaaatcatcgtgtcaaccttgttcttcccgttggtttgcatcctcattatacaagcttgcaattacttttatatatattgtgcttgtgtagttgctcttgtaattagttagcttgtgtagcttgctaattaccttcttgcttgtgtagcatagaagtatctcccttgtgtggctaatttggtttgcgtaaccttgttagtcacattgcttagtttgtgtagctaagtaattgcgctctctaattaggcattggttgccttgttattgagcattgctagtgagcttaggtgactttgtgcttttgcttactagcatgtgtaggagctcccttgtcgcttaaagtactagtggcataggtttgtgtgaccttgctcctagaattatttaggtaagctctagctagctcggcaccttaattgcttaattagtatATTTGAAAGGTGCTaaaaacatagatagaggggtgtagtcttggctagaccgatagttttaattccgcacttgtttcggctagccgacgcgattaagttttaaaaaggactattcacccccctctagtcgccatctcgaccctttcaatcaGTATCAGAgataggtctctcatttgtaTGCCTAGGCAGCCTGTGCTGATATAGGTGGAGAGGAGTTGAGGAGGCCAGAGTCGCTTGTCTCATCGAGGTCTGGTTTCCCGGTGACAACGGCGGCGGGAGCGCGCCACAGCGCGGTGATGTGCCAAGCGCGTAGGAAAAACAAGTTGCTCAACTGGGCCCAATGTGCACTAGCCCAAACTGGCACGGTAATGCTACGACTCCGACGTCCAATGGTTTCTGGATGCGTGTAACATAAGGATTAGATACAGCGCCGTGCGTCCTTCTCCATTTGTCCCTCACGGCCTTATCCACTCGCACAACAGTTCATTCACCAGGTACCGCTCCTCCACACATTCGCTGCAGctgctcctctcctctccctctcctcccccaTGGTTCCAGGAGCATTGCCCCCCCCCACTACGCTCCACAGTGCCGCGagccggcggtggcgctcctcccCACCTTCCGCTTTGTCCCTCCctatccggcggcggcggcgtccactCCTACTCCGGtgtcctcctcccccaccacAGCGGTTCCTTCCCCCACACCGACGTCTCCTTCCCCAACGTCGGCGTCCTCCTTCCCCACCCTGGCTCTCTCCTCAACACCGGCGTCCTCTCCCACCACGGTGGCTCCTTCCCCCACACTGACGTCTCCTTCCCCGACCCTGGCGTCCTTCTCCCCCACCTCAGCTCCCTCCTCCCCACCCCGGTGGCACCCCTCCCCGACACCGGCGTCCTCCTCCACATGGAGCTCCTGACGCCCTCAGATCTGGCGGCCATGGCGTTCCCCGTGTAGGCCCTCTCTCCCCCctatatgttgcaattgtatctTTCAGTTCTTTCAGACGCTTCAAAGGTATGTTGGAGTTGAATCATAAGGATGTTGCACAAGTAGATCTGGGGATGTTTTGCCCAGGTTGCATTTGTTTCAAAGGTTTGTTGAAAGCACTGTTTCAaaaatgtttcacttgtttctagACTATGTTGCAATCATTCTGATCTGAATGTTTTCATATGCTTGGCACAAATGTTGCAATAATACTTTTGAAATGTTTTAGTTGCTTCAATCTcatgttgcagtagttgttccatgctgttgcaagtgttttttattcgagCGTTGTTTCACATGCTTGACACcagtgttgcaataatatgttccaaatgtttcagctccTTTAACATATTGTTGCAACAGTTTGTTCcgtgttgttgcaataatatgctCATGGTGTTTCAGCTGCTTCAGCCTAATGTTGCAGCAGTCGTTCCGTGTTGTTGtaataatatgttcatggtgtttcagctgttttctgcctaatgttgcagtagttgttccGTGTTATTGCACGTGTTTTATTTCAGCTTTCTATGTTGTTTGGCCGGGGAGGGACGAGCCGAGGAGGGCGGCGACGCGTGGTTCACCGGGGGCCTAGCGGGCGAAGGTGCTGGGGCCGGCGGACAGGGGGTGCTTTGGCCATGGGGCACGCTAGACATACAGCATGCTTGTCGCAGGTGTGGGGCGGACGCGACAGACTACGGGACGATCTAGGGCCATGCGTAtatttggccatgcagcccgcggCCCCCCGGCCCGGCCCGTGGCCCGTTGTTTTGGCCCGGCCTGGTGACCGTCGTGCCTGTGCCGGCCTGGCCCGAGACACCAGGCCGTGCCTAGGCCACCGGCCTGGCCCGTGGCATGGCACGGGCACGGCACGGTGCATGAGGCGGCCCGGTCAGAGAAACGGCCCACGAAGGCAGGCCGCTGGCCCACCCCACGCACCCTCGTCGTATATAAGCCGTCCGCCCGTTCGGCCACGGCGCATCCccctcccaaaccctaacctaatCCTCTTCGGCTCTTCCTCTCCCCCGCCGCGGCTCTCTCAGTCTCTCGCTCTGCTCTCCCATTCTCGATCCAGATCCACCGTCGTCGACGCCGACGTTCGTCCGTCCTCCCCGTCACCGGTGAGCGGTGACCGCGTCGGCGCTCCTCCCTGGTCCCTACTTCCCCgccgtctcctcctccctccttttcCTCTACTCTTACTCCCTCACTCCTCTCTCGGTGAACCATATGAGTGTTCATGGCAGTCCCTCCTCCACCACCTCGCCGTTGATTCTAATCCGTGTCTGTCTGTCTCATCCGCTGCTTGGCTGGCCTCTTCATCATCGGCATCGGGCTCTGGGTACACAGGTTGGACttcttccctaaccctaaccctagatctgtcatctgttcttcttcttctcacttcttcttcgtcttcttctcacttcttcttcttcagttcttcacttcttcttcttctcgccgTTGATTCTAATTTGTGTCTGTCTCATCCGCTGCTTGGCTGGCCTCTTCATCACCGGCACCGGGCTCCGGGTACACAGGTTGGACttcttccctaaccctaaccctagatctgtcatctgttcttcttcttctcacttcttcttcgtcttcttctcacttcttcttcttcagttcttcacttcttcttcttctaacttcttcttcttgcgtgTAGGTTGGTGCCTGACGCCGCGTCTTCCTCCTCTGGAGTAGACATGGCCAGGCCGCCCAAGCGCCCGTTGAGGGGCGGTGCTCGTGCTGCTGGAGGTTGAGGTCGGGCATGGCTGTCCGGCTCGTCCACAGGTGGTTCCAGCCTCGCAACGCGGGGGGAGAATCAGCATCCCCTCGGCGACGGCGAGGACCAGGCGCTGTACGCGGATGACCTGCTGGAagtcgaggacgacgacgacatacGTGATGATGCAGCCGGTCTGTTCGGCGTCGACCTCGGTGACGGCAACCAGCCCATCGATGTcgatggcgacgacgacgatggtggaGTTGAGGTATCCACTGACACTCATGGTACCTCCTCTGGTAAGAAAGTTTCTGCTATTTGGGATTACTTCCATGAGATTAAGGAGAAGGGAATTCGAGTACGTGCCATCTGTAAACATTGTCATGCGCGATACACTGCTAGATCGGCCGCTGGCACTAGCCATTTGAGACGGCACATgaattcttgtatgaaaaaacgTGATCAGGCTAGTCTTGTCCAGTCTAAGCTTGCTCTGAATCCTGATGGTTTGAACAATTGGGTGTATGATCCTTTGATTGCTCACACTGAGTTGTGCCATTTGATTGCTAGGCTAGACCTTCCTTTAGGGATAGGTGAGACTGATGCTTGGGAGGATTACATTAAGCGTGCTCATAATCATCTGTTCCAAAAGGTTTCTAGGCAGACTACCACTAGAGATATGTCTAAACTATTTGATGAACAACGTGATATGCTTATGAAATCTGTGTTGCCTGCTGCATCTTCTGTTTCTTTGACATCtgatatttggtctggtaatgctaaagagGATTATATATCTGTGGTTGCTCATTATGTTAGTGCTGATTGGGAGTTATAGAAAAAAGTAATTGGTTTAAGGCTGATtgatgtttcacattctggtgataacattgctgataggattgctagtgtggttgaggagtttggtttGATAGACAAGGTATTTTCTGTgtctctagacaatgcttctgcTAATTCTAGGGCATATGAGATTTTGCAGCCTATGTTCTTTGATTATTTGGGTTCTTATCCTGCACCTACTCCCACTGATCCTAACAAGGTGCAGTATTTGCTTGTGCATCAGCGTTGTGCATGCCATATCATCAATCTTATTGTTAAATCTGGCAtgaagaggttgaaaccttataCTGAAGATTTCAGAACTGCAATAAGTTttttaaattcctctaatcaaagaattgcattgtttAAAAACTACTGCAAGGCTTAGGGTCTTAAACCTAGGAAGTTTGGTTTGGACATAGATGTTAGATGAAATTCTACTTTTTTGATGCTCAAACATTTACCGCCGTACAAAGAAGTCTTTGATGTGTTGAGGACGTGCAGACTGGGAAGGGGGGCGCGGAATTGGGTAGGAGCACGTGCTGAGGAATGCGTCAGCCGTCCCATGGATCGGCCGTCCGGGCGCCGGCGCTCCGCAGACTGGCTGCCCGTATGGCCTACCTCATCAAGCGTGGATAAGATAAAACAAAAAAAGCAGCAGGGAGTGGCTAGCCCGCAACACTTGCGAGTCCTCCAACCATGGCGCTCGCCCTAGCCTCTCCAATGGCGTCTCTCCCCGTCCACTCCGGGAGGATCTCGGCGGCGGCTATCGGAGGCGTTGTACGCACTCGCAGGGCGGCCCCGGTGGGCGTCTCCGCCTCCCCGTTCCTCCGGAGCTCCTTCGTCTCGTCCTCCTCCACGTcgtccgcctccgcctcccccgCCTCGCTCGCGGCGGCGGTCTCGGCGTCGCTGGCCTTCACGTCCTCTTCCTCCTTCGCAGGTGAGAATGTATCCCGTATTCCTTCTCTTCTCTGTATTGTGTGCTGGCGTTTGGGCGGCCATTTGTTTTGACCTTTGGGGAATTTGTGGGTGGTTGCTTACTACTGTAGTAAGCTCACATGGGAAATGTCATTGAAATTATGACTTCATGCACCTTGTGCTGGCACTAGGTCTTCAGATAGGGCGTTTGAGTTGTTAATACAGAATTCACTAATGATACCAGGAAGGTGGCGTCGAGAGGGTGTAGTTTTTGTATAGTTTGTTGTTCATTGCTCTAGTCCACTATAGGGAGCAGTACAATAACTGGGGACTTATGTTGGTTTAACGTTTGAAACGGAACTAATTACGCTCCCTTCATGTAAATAAACAGAAATAAAGGTGTCCCAGTTAGTTGTCTGAAAACATTGAAACTTGTGTGGCTGGTATTATGAAAAATCTCAAATTCAGTTAGTGTCGAACACATGGTTAATTGGATGGTTCGGagaaatctgaaattttatattcTGGAGTCTGAGCATTCCAAAATGGCTCAATCAACAAAattttatttagtataatgtgaatGTGAGGCGAAGTAATTTGTAGAGTACTTGTGGAGTCAGTTGTGTCATGTGTGTCAGTGCCCAAACTTGAAACTGACTATGCTCATTTTTTGAGAGTTATGGGAAGGAGCaaatatgaaactttgtaattgttATTATCTCCACGAAATGTCTGATAAGTTCTAGACTATATCTGTCTGAATTGTCGTAAATGATGTGAATATCACAAAATCTTACATGACAACAGCTACATAGAATTGGCCATTTTCTTTCAGTCCTGAATCATTTCGACGTTGTAAAATCTTACAAAATAGCTACATAGAattgtcttgtgttttctatTGCGAATCATCTAGGCAACATCTACAAGACATTGAATTAGCATTTTCTTTTGCTTGACAAGAAATCAATATCTATGAAGGGCTGCATACAACAGGACTGCTAACCAACATATAGTCAAATAAATTATATAACACAGTTGAAGCACAAGCGCTTCCAAGAAACTTGATCTCAAGACTGATACTATGACACCACTTTCATCACTCCCAAAGCTCCTAAAATAAGCACAGCAAAGTTGAATTCAAGGAGCCACTTAAGCATTGTATAACCTTTTCGAAAATTCAAACACAACCAGATAGGTATTCACAAATAAGTGATTGTGAATGCCTGTGTGCCTTCATTGTTCTTATTCTTTTAACATGTTCTATGTCAGGTTCATCTTTGGGAATTGAGTTCAGCTACAATGGAATGACTACACGAAGATCCCATGGTATGCAGATTAGGGCTGGAAAGGCTGCCCTCTGCATGACCAAGAGGTCAAGGTCTAGGAAGTCACTTGCCCGTACACATGGTTTCCGCAGGCGGATGCGGACTACTTCTGGAAGAAAGGTACTGAAGCGCAGGCGTGCCAAAGGCAGGAAGGTTCTTTGCACAAGGACAAACTCACCCAGTGGGACGAAAAGATTGTTCTAATTACACTGCAATTTGATGTGCTTGCAACTGTAAGTGTACTTTCTACTTCCAATCTTCTGAGCCGCCCGTCTATCTGTAACAATCATGTAGCATCCAATTCCTGTTTATTTGGTTAAAATATCTGGATATATTACCTTCTCCACACAACTTCAAGTTACTTTTTTTTGGGATGTCGTGTCCTTAATCCCTGCTGTTTTGTGCAACATATGCTATGCTTTCTGCTTCCAAGGTTTTATTTGGTGCATGAATGAGATTTCATTATGAATATTGACTCTGCCCTAGTGGGCCTGAACTTGTGTGCACTAGCATCTTCAGAGTATCAAGGAACACTTGAAAGTAGATACCTTCGCTGTTATGAAGTATAGGATCTCCTTTTACGTTGCAGATAATCCGTTATGAATACTGAATCTTCCCTATAGGACCTGAAATTGTGTGCAGTATCATCCTTCGCTGTACTGAATTAGGATCTCCTTTTGCGTTGCAGGGATAATCCATTATATTAATGTATAAAATAGACAGAGCTTCCAATAAGAATCACATTTTGAGTAACATGGGCTACATACAACAGTTTTAACAGGTCAAATCCACCAAGGGGTGGTGGGTAATCTGCTTctaacactactacaaaaaccatttttaggggcggctggtaaccctttgtaggggcggtttggccagccgcccctaccgaaccgtctctacaaatcgtgcatttgtaggggcggttcccaggccgcccctacaaatagatttgtaggggcggttggttattgagccgcccctaaaaatagatttgtaggggcggctggtattacgaaccgcccctacaaattattgagccgcccctaaaaatagatttgtaggggcggctgtagtgccagccgcctctataatacctgtttgtaggggcggttcaatctagaaccgcccctacagtacatttttccgcaaaaaaaaattcaaatttacaattcaaattcgaccagaactgtttatttctgcgtattccatccagcatcCGCATTGCCGAAcggcccgcgaccaacgttccaaaccgcgttcgcgttgccgaacgccacgcgaccaacgttccgaacgcgactatataaagtacaattacaagtccaattcgtaatgatatatatatacaatccatcattaaatatacaaatttcatacacattgttatcaacgtcctagagctagcctttcagtctcacgaaggtgttggtactgaggatttgtacctaagtcagactctcgatcatggtaggcgcctctgacgtgtacaatctggtccaatatgaagttgcaaaggttgccgacgagctctaagagttggtcatccttgtatgggtctcttttcattcctttctcttctctccactacaagaaaacaagtttcggtttagtatttc
Coding sequences within:
- the LOC136453145 gene encoding large ribosomal subunit protein bL34c-like; the protein is MALALASPMASLPVHSGRISAAAIGGVVRTRRAAPVGVSASPFLRSSFVSSSSTSSASASPASLAAAVSASLAFTSSSSFAGSSLGIEFSYNGMTTRRSHGMQIRAGKAALCMTKRSRSRKSLARTHGFRRRMRTTSGRKVLKRRRAKGRKVLCTRTNSPSGTKRLF